In Desulfovibrio sp. 86, the following proteins share a genomic window:
- a CDS encoding P-II family nitrogen regulator, protein MQMIRTIIRPEKTTEVLSELMSAGFPAVTKLEVVGRGKQKGIMVGDVQYDEIPKQMLMLVVNDEDKDDAIRVILHVARTGENGHYGDGRIFVSSVSEAWTISTGAAGL, encoded by the coding sequence ATGCAGATGATCCGCACCATCATTCGCCCCGAAAAAACCACTGAAGTGCTTTCCGAGCTCATGTCCGCCGGGTTTCCTGCGGTCACCAAGCTGGAAGTGGTGGGCCGGGGCAAACAGAAAGGCATCATGGTCGGCGATGTGCAGTACGACGAAATACCCAAGCAGATGCTCATGCTTGTGGTCAACGATGAAGACAAGGACGACGCCATCCGCGTTATCCTGCACGTGGCCCGCACTGGCGAAAACGGCCACTACGGCGACGGGCGCATCTTTGTTTCATCCGTCAGCGAGGCATGGACCATCAGCACCGGCGCCGCCGGTTTGTAG
- a CDS encoding nitrogenase component 1 — protein sequence MLDLTPKTHINRTGALINPCKTCQPVGALFAALGVHNCMPYSHGSQGCVSYHRTYLSRHFKEPAIACSSSFTEGACVFGGGPNIRQGAKNVFDVYDPDIIAVHTTCLSETIGDDLNTYIEEMDIPDGKLVVHCNTPSYVGSHVTGFANMMAGFIKYLAAKGKATETVGVFPGFVNPGDIREYKHMLKRMKIRNIMFPDCSNVMDAPMTGKYKMYPDGGTTIDEIRSLGSCRKVMAMGRLTSEEPASQLKRKCGVDFDLLPLPLGLADTDTFIMALASLNGGDVDPYLEEERGRLVDLMLDANPYFYGKKVAVYGDPDTVLGLTRFCLELGMTPTYVLTGTPGDAFVRLATALFKEYGKESQCQAFAAKDLFDLHQFIKNEPVDLLLGNSHGKQIAKAENIPLVRAGFPVLDRYGHGSQSIVGYRGAFNLAAKIADALMDEYDRNCADEDLELVM from the coding sequence ATGCTCGACCTCACACCCAAGACCCACATCAATCGCACGGGCGCGCTCATCAACCCCTGCAAGACCTGTCAGCCCGTAGGCGCGCTGTTCGCGGCCCTTGGCGTGCACAACTGCATGCCTTACAGCCACGGGTCGCAAGGGTGCGTATCCTATCACCGCACCTATCTGAGCCGCCATTTCAAGGAACCTGCCATCGCCTGCTCCAGCTCCTTCACCGAAGGCGCATGCGTGTTCGGCGGCGGCCCCAACATCCGTCAGGGTGCCAAGAACGTCTTTGACGTGTACGATCCCGACATCATTGCCGTGCACACCACCTGCCTTTCCGAAACCATCGGCGACGATCTCAATACCTATATTGAGGAAATGGACATCCCCGACGGCAAGCTTGTGGTGCACTGCAACACGCCAAGCTACGTGGGTTCGCACGTCACGGGCTTTGCCAACATGATGGCGGGCTTCATCAAGTATCTGGCCGCCAAGGGCAAGGCCACGGAGACGGTGGGGGTTTTTCCCGGTTTTGTGAACCCCGGCGACATCCGCGAATACAAGCACATGCTCAAGCGCATGAAGATCAGAAACATCATGTTCCCCGACTGCTCCAACGTCATGGACGCCCCCATGACCGGCAAATACAAGATGTATCCTGACGGCGGCACCACCATTGATGAAATCCGCTCGCTGGGCTCCTGCCGCAAGGTGATGGCCATGGGCCGACTCACCAGTGAGGAGCCGGCAAGCCAGCTCAAGCGCAAGTGCGGCGTGGACTTCGACCTGCTGCCCCTGCCCCTCGGCCTGGCCGACACCGACACCTTCATCATGGCGCTGGCCTCGCTCAACGGCGGCGACGTTGACCCCTACCTGGAAGAAGAACGCGGCCGCCTGGTGGATCTCATGCTGGACGCCAACCCCTACTTCTACGGCAAAAAGGTGGCTGTGTACGGCGACCCCGACACGGTGCTTGGTCTGACCCGCTTTTGCCTCGAACTGGGCATGACTCCAACCTATGTGCTCACGGGCACGCCCGGCGATGCTTTTGTGAGGCTGGCTACGGCCCTGTTCAAGGAATACGGCAAGGAATCGCAGTGTCAGGCATTTGCCGCCAAGGACCTCTTTGACCTGCATCAGTTCATCAAGAACGAACCTGTGGATCTTCTGCTGGGCAACTCGCACGGCAAGCAGATAGCCAAGGCCGAAAACATTCCCCTGGTGCGGGCGGGCTTTCCCGTGCTCGACCGCTACGGACACGGCTCGCAGAGCATCGTGGGCTACCGTGGGGCCTTCAATCTGGCCGCCAAGATCGCTGACGCCCTTATGGACGAATACGACCGCAATTGCGCGGACGAAGATCTGGAACTTGTTATGTAG
- the nifD gene encoding nitrogenase molybdenum-iron protein alpha chain, whose translation MTMDASAKVLERYNAKVFKNRKEHMLRINPEEAQQITANTRAIPGIMTNRGCCYAGCKGVVLGPIKDMVLITHGPVGCGFYSWGTRRNKARAEEGVPNFIQYCFTTDLQEPDIVFGGTKKLKAAIDEIMQLMSPKTIMIAATCPVGLIGDDIQAVAAEAEEQYGIRCVAYNCEGYKGVSQSAGHHIANNGLMKRVIGTGDYEPATKYSVNILGEYNIGGDGWEQERILRKIGYEVVSVFTGDGEIERIASSHKANLNLVQCHRSINYIAEMMKTKYGVDWLKVNFIGLEGTIESLRHMAAFFGDPALIQRTEEVIAEELAEVQDEMAAAKARLNGLTAALFVGGSRSHHYQGLLKELGVRTVLAGYEFGHRDDYEGREVIPDIKDDADSKNIEHITVEKDDKKYHAYLTQEEYDKLTALIPLEKYDGMIRDMDAGTFVVDDLNMYEADKFMEVLKPDMFFSGIKDKYALQKAGTLSRQLHSYDYSGPYAGFKGAVQFAKDVCLGFFTPAWHMVTPPWKTRATLQGTVGE comes from the coding sequence ATGACTATGGACGCCAGCGCCAAAGTGCTTGAGCGCTATAACGCCAAGGTATTCAAGAACCGCAAGGAGCACATGCTCCGCATCAATCCGGAAGAGGCGCAGCAGATCACGGCCAACACCCGCGCCATCCCCGGCATAATGACCAACCGCGGCTGCTGTTACGCAGGCTGCAAGGGCGTGGTGCTCGGCCCCATCAAGGATATGGTGCTCATTACCCACGGCCCCGTGGGCTGCGGCTTCTACAGCTGGGGCACACGCCGCAACAAGGCCAGGGCTGAAGAAGGCGTGCCCAACTTCATCCAGTACTGCTTCACCACTGACCTGCAGGAGCCGGACATCGTTTTTGGCGGCACAAAAAAGCTCAAGGCCGCCATTGACGAAATCATGCAGCTCATGAGTCCCAAGACCATCATGATAGCGGCCACCTGCCCCGTGGGTCTTATCGGCGACGACATCCAGGCCGTGGCCGCCGAGGCTGAAGAGCAGTACGGCATCCGCTGCGTGGCCTACAACTGCGAGGGCTACAAGGGCGTCAGCCAGTCCGCCGGGCACCACATCGCCAACAACGGCCTCATGAAGAGGGTCATCGGCACGGGCGACTATGAGCCCGCCACCAAGTATTCCGTCAACATCCTTGGCGAATACAACATCGGCGGCGACGGTTGGGAGCAGGAACGCATACTGCGAAAGATAGGCTATGAAGTGGTCTCCGTCTTCACGGGCGACGGCGAAATAGAACGTATCGCCAGTTCCCACAAGGCCAACCTCAACCTTGTGCAGTGCCACCGCTCCATCAACTACATCGCCGAAATGATGAAGACCAAGTACGGCGTGGACTGGCTCAAGGTCAACTTCATCGGCCTTGAAGGCACCATCGAAAGTCTGCGCCACATGGCCGCCTTCTTTGGCGACCCTGCCCTCATCCAACGCACGGAAGAGGTCATTGCCGAGGAACTGGCCGAGGTTCAGGACGAAATGGCCGCCGCCAAGGCCCGCCTCAATGGCCTCACCGCCGCGCTCTTCGTGGGCGGCAGCCGCTCGCACCACTACCAGGGCCTGCTCAAGGAACTGGGCGTGCGCACCGTGCTGGCAGGCTACGAGTTCGGCCACCGCGACGACTATGAAGGCCGCGAAGTCATCCCCGACATCAAGGACGACGCCGACAGCAAGAACATCGAACACATCACGGTTGAAAAGGACGACAAGAAGTACCACGCCTATCTCACCCAGGAAGAGTACGACAAGCTTACCGCGCTGATTCCTCTGGAAAAATACGACGGCATGATCCGTGATATGGACGCGGGAACCTTTGTGGTGGACGACCTCAACATGTACGAGGCCGACAAGTTTATGGAAGTTCTCAAGCCGGACATGTTTTTCTCCGGCATCAAGGACAAGTACGCCCTGCAAAAGGCCGGCACGCTCTCCCGTCAGCTGCACAGCTATGACTACAGCGGCCCCTACGCCGGCTTCAAGGGCGCTGTGCAGTTCGCCAAAGACGTCTGCCTTGGCTTCTTCACCCCGGCGTGGCACATGGTCACTCCGCCCTGGAAGACCCGCGCCACCCTGCAAGGCACAGTGGGAGAATAG
- the nifE gene encoding nitrogenase iron-molybdenum cofactor biosynthesis protein NifE: MSAEILEERRQSIHTKEEHGANTTKGNSGGCGGNGMRCDTASVAGAVSQRACVYCGARVVLNPITDAFHIVHGPIGCASYTWDIRGSLTSGSELYRNSFSTDLQEKDIVFGGAEKLAAAIDEAVANYAPKLIFVYATCIVGVIGDDIEAVCGQAEAKHGIRVIAVKAPGFSGTKSTGYRMACNALMQLMLPHAGQPKIQGVNILGDYNLAGEMWIIKNYLRAMGIPVVAAITGDAAYEALIKAPAAQLNIVQCAGSMMYLARRMEDELGVPWMRASFFGVEDTSTALRQVAERLGNVQALHHAEAIIGKRSVAATDFLDRYKPHFVGKKAAIFVGGGFKAISLIRQFNEMGIETVLVGTQTGKPEDYEIIAGLVNPGTVILDDANPAELEAFMKEKGADILVGGVKERPLAYKLGIAFCDHNHERKHALGGFEGVENFTREVNLSISSPVWKHTRGADSYAATAAVQADLVRQALSASHA, translated from the coding sequence ATGTCTGCAGAAATACTTGAAGAACGTCGCCAATCCATCCACACCAAGGAAGAACATGGCGCGAATACCACGAAGGGGAACAGTGGCGGCTGCGGCGGCAACGGCATGCGTTGCGACACGGCCAGCGTGGCCGGGGCCGTGAGCCAGAGGGCCTGCGTGTACTGCGGTGCGCGCGTGGTGCTCAACCCCATTACCGACGCCTTTCATATCGTGCACGGCCCCATCGGCTGCGCCAGCTATACCTGGGACATTCGCGGCAGTCTGACCAGCGGGTCTGAACTGTACCGCAACAGTTTTTCCACTGATCTTCAGGAAAAGGACATCGTCTTCGGCGGAGCGGAAAAACTCGCCGCCGCCATTGACGAGGCCGTGGCCAACTACGCGCCCAAGCTCATCTTTGTGTACGCCACCTGTATCGTGGGCGTTATCGGCGACGATATTGAAGCCGTGTGCGGCCAGGCCGAAGCAAAGCACGGCATCCGCGTCATCGCGGTCAAGGCTCCGGGCTTTTCGGGCACCAAGTCCACAGGCTACCGCATGGCCTGCAACGCCCTCATGCAGCTCATGCTGCCGCACGCGGGCCAGCCCAAGATCCAGGGCGTCAACATCCTTGGCGATTACAATCTGGCCGGGGAAATGTGGATCATCAAAAATTACCTGCGCGCCATGGGTATTCCCGTTGTTGCCGCCATCACCGGCGACGCGGCCTATGAGGCGCTTATCAAGGCTCCGGCCGCCCAACTCAATATCGTGCAGTGCGCAGGCTCCATGATGTACCTCGCCCGCCGCATGGAAGACGAACTGGGCGTGCCCTGGATGCGCGCCAGCTTCTTTGGCGTTGAAGACACCTCAACGGCCCTGCGGCAGGTGGCCGAGCGCCTGGGCAACGTGCAGGCCCTGCACCACGCCGAGGCCATTATCGGCAAGCGCTCCGTTGCAGCCACGGACTTTCTTGACCGCTACAAGCCGCACTTTGTGGGCAAAAAGGCCGCCATCTTTGTGGGCGGCGGCTTCAAGGCCATCTCGCTCATCCGTCAGTTCAACGAAATGGGCATAGAAACCGTGCTTGTGGGCACCCAGACCGGCAAGCCCGAAGATTATGAAATCATCGCGGGCCTGGTGAACCCCGGCACCGTCATTCTGGACGACGCCAATCCGGCGGAACTGGAAGCCTTCATGAAGGAAAAGGGTGCGGACATTCTGGTGGGCGGCGTCAAGGAACGCCCCCTGGCGTACAAGCTGGGCATTGCCTTCTGCGACCACAACCACGAGCGCAAGCACGCTCTGGGCGGTTTTGAAGGCGTGGAAAACTTCACCCGCGAGGTGAACCTTTCCATCAGCAGCCCCGTCTGGAAACACACGCGAGGGGCCGATTCCTACGCGGCCACGGCCGCAGTACAGGCAGACCTGGTGCGCCAGGCCCTGTCAGCCAGCCACGCATAG
- a CDS encoding homocitrate synthase yields the protein MADVILVDTTLRDGEQAPGFAFSRGLKVRLAALLDAAGVGQIEAGIPAMGPGERKTLCKIMDVCFQARVSTWNRLCEADIKNSLACTPHVIHVCCPLSDRQIFCKLRSDRDKVMAALQRCIELAASGGAEVSVGFEDISHVTGQQLAQAATAAAQAGARRIRLSDTVGRYTPDAVAKAVRLVLRQGLEAEIHAHNDFGMAVANSLMAAYAGARYVDTTLWGIGERAGNCGMGAFTAALDRLEHHICAVSGQGAARLEKKAAPFIPRALLEAWNVPAAHTARCAFPAS from the coding sequence ATGGCTGACGTCATTCTTGTGGATACCACGCTGCGCGATGGAGAGCAGGCCCCGGGATTCGCGTTTTCGCGCGGTCTCAAGGTGCGCCTGGCGGCCCTGCTGGACGCTGCGGGCGTGGGCCAGATAGAGGCGGGCATCCCGGCCATGGGGCCTGGCGAAAGAAAAACCCTGTGCAAGATTATGGACGTCTGCTTTCAGGCCCGCGTTTCAACCTGGAACCGGCTTTGCGAGGCTGACATCAAGAATTCCCTGGCCTGCACGCCACATGTCATCCACGTATGCTGCCCTCTTTCTGACCGGCAGATATTCTGCAAGCTCAGAAGCGACAGGGACAAGGTCATGGCCGCCCTGCAGCGCTGCATTGAACTGGCCGCCTCCGGCGGGGCCGAGGTCAGCGTGGGTTTTGAGGACATATCGCACGTCACCGGTCAACAACTGGCGCAGGCGGCGACCGCGGCGGCCCAGGCCGGGGCCCGGCGCATACGCCTCAGCGATACGGTGGGCAGGTACACGCCGGATGCCGTGGCCAAGGCCGTGCGCCTTGTGCTCCGGCAGGGGCTGGAGGCCGAGATACACGCCCACAATGACTTTGGCATGGCCGTGGCCAACTCGCTCATGGCCGCATACGCGGGAGCGCGCTATGTGGACACCACCCTGTGGGGCATTGGCGAACGGGCGGGCAACTGCGGCATGGGAGCTTTTACGGCGGCTCTGGATCGCCTTGAACATCACATCTGTGCAGTCAGTGGTCAGGGCGCGGCCCGCCTTGAAAAAAAGGCCGCTCCCTTTATTCCGCGCGCCCTTCTGGAAGCGTGGAACGTGCCCGCCGCCCACACGGCGCGGTGCGCGTTTCCCGCTTCATGA
- a CDS encoding P-II family nitrogen regulator, with the protein MQEIVAIVRANMVGPTKLALTKAGCPSFSCAKCLGRGKKGMDNATLRMVMENGELPRTPTGESLTEVGRLIPKRLFNICVPDDKADAVIRAIIEANSTAHPGDGKIFVMPVEESYVVRTGERVDA; encoded by the coding sequence ATGCAGGAGATTGTCGCCATCGTGCGGGCCAATATGGTCGGCCCCACAAAATTAGCCCTGACCAAGGCGGGTTGCCCTTCATTCAGCTGCGCCAAATGCCTTGGCAGGGGTAAAAAAGGCATGGATAACGCCACCCTGCGCATGGTTATGGAAAACGGCGAACTGCCGCGCACTCCCACGGGAGAATCGCTGACCGAGGTTGGCCGTCTCATCCCCAAGCGCCTGTTCAACATCTGCGTGCCCGACGACAAGGCCGACGCCGTTATCAGGGCCATCATAGAAGCCAACAGCACCGCCCACCCCGGCGACGGCAAGATATTCGTCATGCCGGTGGAAGAATCCTACGTGGTTCGTACGGGCGAGCGCGTTGACGCATAA
- the nifB gene encoding nitrogenase cofactor biosynthesis protein NifB, whose product MSANLVNLNTNPCKMCMPLGAATAFYGIRKCMTILHGSQGCSTYIRRHMATHYNEPVDIASSSLTEEGTVFGGAKNLIKGLENLIRLYDPEVIGIATTCLAETIGEDVPAIIRDFYESHPDVKAAIISVASPGYGGSQYEGFFRALHAVVRQVPMNPTPNGRVNIITGHLSAADTRALKALLDASGLGYVLLPDLSQNLDGGHEETYNRLPQHGTTLEDIALMAGARITLELAPFCPEEYSPGAYLREAHGVPLLRMGLPVGLSLSDAFVSTLEALGGQMPHSVRQDRARHLDAMIDAHKYNAQCRAAIFGEPDMVHALTHACCENGVTPVVVATGARCPGLDAALRPILTKAAETQFVESFDILDFADFTAIENALLHHDVNLMIGNGDGRRIEERRHIPLLRYGFPIHDRMGGQRTRLVLYDGATSLMESTANAMLARTEVSFREELFHKYYREEEEKNANTPISDLTCSPVEPQAVPHTARPAPSPAVPSISERTASHPCFSCGACSTSARLHLPIAPLCNLSCNYCLRKYDCPNESRPGVTTAVLSPQQAFERFIEVRRDMPNLTVVGIAGPGDSLANAEATFRTLEMIRAEDPAITFCMSTNGLALPEFVEDMKRVGVSHATVTINAVDPAIGARVYRYAEFNGKRYTGETAAGLLLANQLAGLRALTAAGIVCKVNTVLLKGINDHHIPEVVETVRDLGAHMTNIMQLIPVKGSAFEHMPLVSNKELTDMRKRCEPTLKQMYHCKQCRADAIGLLGDDRSIDYRPVKIDAGLAAIPAQIPAPAQIQAPAAAMKPAASPAPIARRIRIAVASKTGGTVDQHFGQADQFFIYESDGQQASFVETRSVSRYCKGMDDCGEKTGRMDGILAAVEDCEGVVALRIGASPLEKLQNRGISVFTRYEKVDTAVNEAARALCG is encoded by the coding sequence ATGAGCGCCAACCTGGTAAACCTGAACACCAACCCCTGCAAGATGTGCATGCCCCTGGGCGCGGCCACAGCTTTTTACGGCATCAGAAAGTGCATGACCATTCTGCACGGTTCGCAAGGGTGCAGCACCTATATACGGCGGCACATGGCCACCCACTACAACGAACCAGTGGATATCGCCTCCTCCTCCCTGACCGAAGAGGGCACGGTGTTCGGCGGCGCAAAAAACCTCATCAAGGGGCTGGAAAACCTTATCAGGTTGTATGATCCCGAGGTCATCGGCATAGCCACCACCTGCCTGGCCGAAACCATTGGCGAGGACGTGCCCGCCATCATCAGGGATTTTTACGAAAGCCACCCGGATGTGAAGGCCGCCATCATATCCGTGGCCTCACCCGGCTACGGCGGTTCGCAGTATGAAGGATTTTTCCGCGCGCTGCACGCCGTGGTGCGCCAGGTGCCTATGAATCCCACGCCCAACGGCCGCGTCAACATCATCACGGGGCACCTTTCCGCCGCCGACACGCGGGCGCTCAAGGCCCTGCTGGACGCGAGCGGGCTCGGCTACGTGCTGCTGCCCGACCTTTCGCAGAATCTGGACGGCGGCCACGAGGAAACCTACAACCGTCTGCCCCAGCACGGCACGACCCTTGAAGACATCGCCCTCATGGCCGGGGCGCGCATAACGCTGGAACTGGCCCCCTTCTGCCCTGAGGAATACTCCCCCGGCGCATACCTGCGCGAAGCCCACGGCGTGCCCCTGTTGCGCATGGGCCTGCCCGTGGGCCTGAGCCTTTCCGACGCCTTTGTGTCCACCCTTGAAGCCCTGGGCGGGCAGATGCCTCACAGTGTGCGGCAGGATCGCGCCCGGCACCTGGACGCCATGATAGACGCCCACAAGTACAATGCCCAATGCCGCGCCGCCATCTTCGGCGAACCGGACATGGTGCACGCCCTCACGCACGCCTGCTGTGAAAACGGCGTGACGCCGGTGGTCGTGGCCACGGGCGCGCGTTGTCCCGGTCTGGACGCGGCCCTGCGCCCGATCTTGACCAAGGCCGCTGAAACCCAGTTTGTGGAAAGTTTCGACATCCTTGATTTCGCCGATTTTACGGCCATTGAAAACGCGCTGCTGCACCACGACGTGAACCTCATGATAGGCAATGGCGATGGCCGCCGCATTGAGGAGCGCCGCCACATCCCCCTGCTGCGCTACGGCTTTCCCATTCACGACAGGATGGGCGGCCAGCGCACGCGCCTTGTGCTGTACGACGGAGCAACCTCGTTGATGGAGTCCACCGCCAACGCCATGTTGGCACGTACTGAGGTCAGCTTTCGCGAAGAACTGTTCCACAAGTACTACAGGGAAGAAGAGGAAAAAAACGCCAACACCCCAATCAGCGACCTCACCTGTAGTCCGGTGGAACCGCAGGCCGTGCCGCATACGGCACGGCCTGCGCCATCGCCTGCTGTTCCCAGCATCAGCGAGCGCACGGCGTCCCACCCCTGCTTCAGCTGCGGCGCCTGCTCCACGTCCGCCCGGCTGCATCTGCCCATCGCGCCCCTGTGCAACCTGAGCTGCAACTACTGCCTGCGCAAGTACGACTGCCCCAACGAAAGCCGCCCGGGCGTGACCACCGCCGTGCTTTCGCCTCAGCAGGCCTTTGAGCGTTTCATTGAAGTGCGGCGCGACATGCCCAACCTTACGGTGGTGGGCATAGCCGGACCTGGCGATTCCCTTGCCAATGCCGAGGCCACCTTTCGCACGCTGGAAATGATCCGCGCCGAAGACCCGGCCATCACCTTCTGCATGTCCACCAACGGCCTGGCCCTGCCCGAGTTTGTGGAGGACATGAAGCGCGTGGGCGTGAGCCACGCCACCGTGACCATCAATGCCGTGGACCCCGCCATCGGGGCGCGCGTCTACCGTTACGCCGAATTCAACGGCAAGCGCTACACGGGCGAAACCGCCGCTGGACTGCTTCTGGCAAACCAGTTGGCGGGCCTGCGGGCGCTCACGGCGGCGGGCATTGTCTGCAAGGTCAACACGGTGCTGCTCAAGGGCATCAACGACCACCACATCCCCGAGGTTGTGGAGACCGTACGCGACCTTGGCGCGCATATGACCAACATCATGCAGCTTATTCCCGTCAAGGGCAGCGCCTTCGAACACATGCCCCTTGTGAGCAACAAGGAACTTACGGACATGCGCAAGCGCTGCGAGCCGACCCTGAAGCAGATGTACCACTGCAAGCAGTGCCGGGCTGACGCCATAGGCCTGCTGGGTGACGACCGCTCCATTGACTACCGGCCCGTCAAAATTGACGCGGGGCTTGCCGCGATCCCTGCCCAGATCCCGGCCCCTGCCCAGATCCAGGCCCCGGCGGCGGCGATGAAGCCCGCAGCCAGCCCCGCGCCCATTGCCCGGCGCATACGCATAGCCGTGGCCTCCAAGACGGGCGGCACCGTGGATCAGCACTTTGGCCAGGCAGACCAGTTCTTCATCTATGAAAGCGACGGACAACAAGCCAGCTTTGTGGAAACGCGCAGCGTGTCCCGCTACTGCAAGGGTATGGATGATTGCGGTGAAAAGACGGGGCGCATGGACGGCATTCTTGCCGCCGTTGAGGACTGCGAGGGCGTGGTGGCCCTGCGCATCGGCGCGAGCCCTCTGGAAAAGCTGCAAAACAGGGGCATCAGCGTATTTACACGTTACGAGAAGGTAGACACAGCCGTTAATGAGGCAGCCAGGGCCCTTTGCGGCTGA
- a CDS encoding Fe-only nitrogenase accessory AnfO family protein — protein sequence MECTCIALLEDDQECLTTTKRCTRLAVWQRPPAGHGGEAGPTPPGHGGEACLSPVSAWRRLKIIPFTLSGCYELVDMRTRLRTIEQLLPLGAVIAGTSISGLAYSELNQMGFCLCELERFSPEILDALAAEVAASAEPSAQVPAEPVAGDSPGAYTINLVEVQAAHPEISSKKALRPFLASTPFVELEIICSHMPPWLEGHIKDHNLTCSRSRTQDGRLRLRISHALCDDARNGPMGDRT from the coding sequence ATGGAATGTACCTGCATTGCCCTTCTGGAAGACGATCAGGAATGCCTGACCACGACCAAGAGGTGTACTCGTCTTGCTGTATGGCAACGGCCCCCCGCCGGACACGGCGGCGAAGCTGGCCCGACTCCCCCAGGGCATGGCGGCGAAGCCTGCCTGTCTCCCGTTAGCGCATGGCGGCGGCTGAAAATCATCCCCTTCACCCTTTCAGGTTGTTATGAACTGGTGGACATGCGCACTCGTTTGAGAACCATCGAACAGCTCCTGCCTCTGGGTGCCGTCATCGCCGGAACCTCCATTTCTGGCCTGGCCTACAGCGAACTGAACCAGATGGGCTTCTGCCTGTGTGAACTTGAACGTTTCAGCCCAGAAATTCTTGACGCCCTGGCGGCAGAAGTGGCGGCCTCTGCCGAGCCTTCCGCTCAGGTTCCGGCAGAGCCCGTGGCTGGCGACAGTCCTGGAGCGTACACAATCAACCTTGTGGAGGTTCAGGCGGCACACCCCGAAATTTCCTCCAAAAAAGCCCTGCGCCCCTTCCTGGCGTCAACGCCCTTTGTGGAGCTCGAGATCATCTGTTCCCACATGCCGCCCTGGCTGGAAGGGCATATAAAGGATCACAACCTGACCTGCTCCCGTTCGCGGACGCAGGATGGCCGCCTGCGCCTGCGCATTTCACACGCCCTGTGCGATGACGCCCGCAATGGCCCCATGGGAGACAGAACATGA
- a CDS encoding homocitrate synthase/isopropylmalate synthase family protein, producing MHTFQLLDTTLSLFSTAMRPGSYRRRPKFSREEFTPWAVKWLALLQDMGFFVEIPPDLPESIHAAAPNAPTVRQGTFYANQYEPLPDAEAGGEYITDTPGMDAGLPSDGQASWLRLRGCDHGLPYTECGFFDRLMPLRDVLEFCPGDQAGCATALAVLWLMRGGRRVAGSIGGSALHGPSSGPALEEVALCLENHEVQTGLRNLHRLPEAAALLHKAGFTVSSHKPVLGKQIFAVESGIHVDGIAKNPALYEAYAPESVGLERSIVVGKHSGRAALRLKAAQLGIDLPEAREGRLLAVVQKMAVRQQHSLSDRQFATLCESVNLPSGRKQRAVTTSTKSAATAKGATAAKGAKGATAQPEKRHG from the coding sequence ATGCATACGTTTCAACTGCTGGACACCACGCTCAGCCTTTTCAGCACTGCCATGCGCCCAGGTTCATACCGCCGCAGACCCAAATTCTCACGCGAGGAATTTACCCCCTGGGCCGTGAAATGGCTGGCTCTTTTACAGGATATGGGCTTTTTTGTGGAAATTCCGCCCGACCTGCCGGAATCGATCCACGCCGCCGCGCCCAACGCGCCCACCGTGAGACAGGGCACGTTCTATGCCAATCAGTACGAACCTCTGCCAGATGCCGAAGCTGGCGGCGAATATATAACAGACACCCCGGGCATGGACGCGGGCCTGCCCTCAGACGGCCAGGCATCATGGCTGCGTCTGCGTGGCTGCGACCACGGCCTCCCCTACACGGAATGCGGCTTTTTTGACAGGCTCATGCCCCTGCGCGATGTGCTGGAATTCTGCCCTGGCGATCAGGCGGGCTGCGCCACCGCTCTGGCGGTTTTGTGGCTTATGCGGGGCGGCAGGCGGGTTGCGGGCAGCATAGGCGGATCTGCCCTGCACGGGCCATCCTCCGGCCCGGCACTGGAAGAAGTGGCCCTGTGCCTTGAAAATCATGAGGTGCAAACAGGCCTGCGCAACCTGCACCGCCTGCCCGAGGCAGCGGCCCTGCTGCACAAGGCGGGCTTCACTGTCTCATCCCACAAGCCTGTGCTGGGCAAGCAGATATTCGCCGTGGAATCGGGCATTCATGTGGACGGCATTGCCAAAAATCCCGCCCTTTATGAAGCCTATGCGCCCGAGAGCGTCGGCCTTGAGCGCAGCATCGTGGTGGGCAAGCACTCCGGCAGGGCCGCCCTGCGCCTCAAGGCCGCCCAATTGGGCATTGATCTGCCCGAAGCGCGCGAAGGCCGCCTGCTGGCTGTTGTGCAAAAAATGGCCGTGCGCCAGCAGCACAGTCTCAGCGACAGGCAGTTCGCCACGCTTTGCGAATCCGTCAACCTGCCCTCCGGCAGAAAACAGCGGGCCGTCACGACCTCCACAAAAAGCGCGGCCACCGCAAAGGGCGCAACCGCAGCAAAAGGCGCAAAGGGCGCAACCGCCCAACCGGAGAAAAGGCATGGCTGA